A window of Paenibacillus urinalis genomic DNA:
TGTCTACTTTACTACCAATACCCAACTGCCCCTCTGTTCCTCTACCCCAGGCCATAACTGTCGTGTCTTCCATCACAGCAAAGTAGCTCAAAAATTTACTCCATTTTCCAGCCTGGTTAATAACCTCGAAATCCTTCACTCCATCCAGCATTTTAACTGCTGGGGTTCCTTGGTAGAGTTCTCCGGATTGTGTAATATAAACACTATTACCTCCGGTATAACTTCTCACTTTCTTCATGCCACTATCAAACCCAGTAACTTCATACGGTGAATTCATATTTAGGTGAAGACTTTTACCATCATCTAGCTTAAATTCATAACCCACAGTAGGCCTGCTAGAGTAATCTGAAACGTAGGGCTCTACACTAAGAATCTTTGAGTATTCCGCAGCCTGAGCTTTAGGTTCCAGTTCTGCAAACGAGTAGGTACCAACCAATAGTGCAACCACCAACGTTCCGATAAGACTCCTCTTCCATCCAATCCGGATCTTATTCTTTTTCTGATTAATTTCCAAGTCACTCACCACCCCTTAAATACCTGAAGTCGCTGTATATGTAAATACAGACTTATATGTTCCAGCGATAACCCCGATTTCTGCACCTTCACTATTTGTCATAGTCTTTGGCAAGCTCAGAATGTAATTCACCTCAAAATCATACGCTCCTTGACCTTTACCTACATCTGCGGAAACGATGGTGCTAGGAACTGAGGAGAGTACTTTGTTCTGTGCAAGCTCTCCACCTTGCGTAAAATCAATCGGTACACCGGAAATGGTATTTTTCAGAGTGGTAGTAAATTGTACGATACTAGCAGGAAGCTTAAATTCCTGGCCGTCCATAGTAGTTACAAAATCTGTAGCTGCGACACTATATGCCCAGCCAGCCCCATTGCCTCTATCATCAATTGCTCTAAGGAACGAATCCGCTTGTGATTTTAGATTATCCCTTGATGAGAGAGTAATGTCGTTAAAGCTTAGACGGGTTTGGGCGAACTGCAGACTTCCGCCTGTGACTGCAATCTCTTTCTCAATTTCTTGTGCAGAAGCTGCTAGAGGGAAAGCTATTACCATTACTAGCATACTTGCCAAGACTTTCTTCATCTCCTGTTCACTCCTTCAGATGTATTAGTTCTAATAGATCCTAAACTTACACCTTGCTCACCTCCTTTCAGGTCAGTTTTTTCTAGTGAGTCCCCTTAAACTGATGTGAGGCAAGCTTAGATTTAAGAGACTTCTCATCTCTTTCTTTCTTTTTCTTCTTAAGCAGGAGGAAAAGCAAGAGGAAGAAACCAATAATAAATACAAGAATTAAGATCCCTATTACAATTACTAAGGCCAGATTATTTTTTACCCAATCCCAGATATCTGTTTTTTGTAATATTCCTGCATAGTTCAATGCGTCTTGAGACTTCTGTGCTTCCGCTTCGGTTATCGTAAAGTTAAATGTTCTACTTACTTTGTCATCGCTATAATTAGCTTCAAAAATTGCGGAGTATTCTCCAGGAAGCAAAACTTTATCTTGTACCGTATAGACCATATCTGCTGTCGTACCCGCATAGATAGACTTTTCTGACGGTTGATTATTAAAACTTTCACTAAAAATACCATTACCCTTAGAGTCTCTTACTTGGAGGACACCGTGAGGCCTTTCTAAAATAGTACCTTTGTTAGTAAGCTTTACAGTAAATTGAGAAAAACCGTTAGCTATGTACTCATGTTTGAAATTGTCGATGCTCATTTCGTGCTTAGACTGTTCAACTTGATTTTCAAGAACGATCTGTACTCCTATTCTTTGAGCCTTCTCAATCAACATGACAGCATGAGTCGAATTCACCTCAGGTGTTCTCCTTTCAGAATTATCTAAAGACTCCTCTGCGGCCACTACTCCTACATGCTGTCCAGGGACGATATTCTTTGGAACATTCACTTTGAAACTTAACTTCTTCTTCTCTTTCGCTTTTAGAGATACTTTAAAGGGTTCTGCAGGTTGTATCCACGAACCAACTGATGCTAATTCCTCATCTTTACCTGAGAACAATTTGCCGCCATTAACACCTGGTTTAGCATCTGCTGGATAAACCCAGACTTCTAACGGTTCTTCTTTTAAGTTCTGTAGATAGAAATCATAGGTCTTTGATTCTCCTCCACTTACAGTATCTCTGTAAAAACCCGTAGATTGTTCTATCTCTTTAACTGGAGACAAAAGGAACTTAACATCCTCTTGTGCTTCGACATGAGTATTTCCTATAACCATAAAGAAAAAAAAGCATAAGATTCCTAACATCCAGCTAGATTTTTTCACTTCGTCATCTCCTCTACTCTTCTGCTACCTTTTGATGGAGTAAGCCCCTAACTACCTGTATTTAACAGCGTCTCATCTTCTTTTGTAGTTAGCATGTTGAGCCAATTTGTTACTTTATCTAATTGTTCAATATTAATAGTGTTTCTAGGTTGATAATCGCGAATGAAACTATCCAGTTCCTCAGTGGTTAGCACAGCTGTATTTGAATTTCTTTTTAAACTTACCTCTAATTCAACTTGGGGATGAGTAAATACAACGATCCCTTGTACCCACATTGGCAAACCGATGCTTTCAAGGTTCTTGGCAAGCACAAAAGTATGTATTCTGGTCATTGCCATAGGATTTCTAAGCGTCTTGGGTTCCGTGGTGTTATTTCCTGTCTGCTTGTACTGACACCAAACCTTATCTTCCTCAGATCCCACAATGCGGCCTGAACGATTCTTTCTGACGATGATAAAAACACCTTGATCTTGGACACGAATTTCCTCGATCTTCACTTTAATATCCTCATGAAACAGCTCAATATTTTTGTATATCTGGTTAGGGCTATCATGACTAAGAGTATTTACTGGTTTTTTTCCTGTGGATTTTATTTCATGTCGAAATTTATTCTCCCTTAAAGTTTTGAATAGCAAGAAACATACAATTGCTAGGGACAATACAATTAAAATGGTTGTTATTAAATTTTGTAACTCCAATTAATCCACCTACATATTTTGTATTTAGTTAAATATGACTTTCGTTGAAAGTATTAAGAGTAATATGAGATTCATGATAATAAGTAACGGGATACCTAACTTAAAAAGAAGGTGCTTTGTTTTATGTCTAAAAAGGTACATCCCCATCCATACGCCTGTTGCCCCACCCAAGGCCGCGATTGCGAATAATCGCTTTTCTGGAACTCTCCGTGCTCTTATAATTGCCTGACTCTTGTCGTACCACATGATGAACAAGCCAGCAGTGTTAATAAGTGCAAAATAGCCGAATATTAGCATGCTTTTTCCCCTTAAAAATTTTAAAGAAATCTAATTAATCTAAATTACAAGACAAATAATATTACTCTCGATCAAAGCTGATACTTCACCCCTTTTAATTGTATGTATGTTAGTTAATATACTAATATACATATATACTAGTATCAATTATTTTCTTCTGAAAAGTACTATTTAATTCTTAGGATTTATGGAAAGTTGACTCCAGGGAATTTTTACTGTAGAAACAGATTGATTATACTCGGTTTCCTGTTCTACTAGTTCGATGAGAGATCGGAGGATGGCAGCATCAAAAAGAAAAGATTCTTCCTCCATTATTTTAATTGCACTAACAGCACTTAATGGAGATTGGTATGGCCTGCCTCCAATGATCGTGGAAAATGTATCGCTTATAGCAGCTATCCGTCCACTTAAGGGGATCTGTTTACCCTTTAATCCTTTTAAGTATCCACTTCCATCAAAGCGTTCATGGTGGTACTCAACTATATTATTAATCACTGATGGGAGTTCAAAGCTTTCTATTAGCTTAATTCCCTTTTGTACGTGTTCAGATAAACATGCCTTATCCTTGGTCGAAAGGACTCCGTTTCCTTTTAAAATATCGTCCCCCATGGCGATCTTCCCTAAATCATGAATTAAAGAACCGGCATAGTATAGCATTGATTGTTTAGGGTCATGGATCTGAGCGAGTTTATATGAATAATGAGCCATCAAGACAGAATGGTTAGCGGTTTGTTCATCTCTCAATTTTATACAGTAGAAAAGTGCATCAATGATCATCAAGTAGCTCTTTAAAGCCTGTTCATTCATCTTAGGCGATGGGTTCACTACGTTAACCATTAACTTACACCTACTTTTGGATTAATTTCACTGACATCTCTTGATGCCAAGGCTTCATGATCTCCGTATTCGACTACTCTGTTTTTCCCTGTCTTTTTTGCAACATACATAGCGTCATCAGCTCGTTTGATTAATTCGTCTGCAGATAGACCTTCAACAAATGTACTAAACCCTATACTTACAGTGATTGAGTAGATCCCCTCTTTCGTATCAAACGATGCCTCATTTTCCACCCTAGAACGGATGGTTTCTGTTAGCTCGGAAATATTCAGATTCGACTCTATAATTAAAGCGACGAATTCTTCTCCCCCGTATCTTCCTCCAACACCTACTCCTTCTAATTCCTCAATAAGGATTGATGAAACTTTCTTTAAAACAACATCACCTTTTTTATGTCCGAACGTATCATTTAACAGTTTGAAATTATCAATATCTAGAAAAATTAAATGTGCATCAACTTTTTTGTCTACGCTTCTAGTGACAAATGTCGTGAACTGTTTACGATTGTATAGTCCGGTTAAGGGATCCTGTATAGATGATTCATATGTATCACGAATTAATTGAATCAAGTAATCGACGATATACGAAATGATTACTGTGTAAGAAGAAATATATAGAAGAATGATAATTATCTCTAAAGGTGGACTATTTCCTATAAACAAACCAAGGATTACGACTATCTTAGAGAGTATAAATAAGATAATTGAAGACTTTGCTTTGTTATGCATAGCTGCAGCTAGGTAATACCATGCAGCTGTCGCTAACACAATTGATAACATAGGCTGAATCGCAGGAAACGGAATCAGTAGACCAGTTAGTCCAATTGACCCACATCCTAGATAAACCACCGACCGCTCCCATCGCAGTACCGTGTTAGATAACTGGTAAAAGCTAAACAAGGTACAAATGAATAGTACGTCACCTAAGATTTGTGCTCTCAATGTCTGGTCATCAAATGCACCAAAAAGGGATAAAATATGATACACACTAGTTACAACTACAATAATGGTCAATTGAATATTGGTACTTGAGTTCTTACGTTTAGGCATTCT
This region includes:
- a CDS encoding WxL domain-containing protein; this translates as MKKVLASMLVMVIAFPLAASAQEIEKEIAVTGGSLQFAQTRLSFNDITLSSRDNLKSQADSFLRAIDDRGNGAGWAYSVAATDFVTTMDGQEFKLPASIVQFTTTLKNTISGVPIDFTQGGELAQNKVLSSVPSTIVSADVGKGQGAYDFEVNYILSLPKTMTNSEGAEIGVIAGTYKSVFTYTATSGI
- a CDS encoding WxL protein peptidoglycan domain-containing protein, yielding MKKSSWMLGILCFFFFMVIGNTHVEAQEDVKFLLSPVKEIEQSTGFYRDTVSGGESKTYDFYLQNLKEEPLEVWVYPADAKPGVNGGKLFSGKDEELASVGSWIQPAEPFKVSLKAKEKKKLSFKVNVPKNIVPGQHVGVVAAEESLDNSERRTPEVNSTHAVMLIEKAQRIGVQIVLENQVEQSKHEMSIDNFKHEYIANGFSQFTVKLTNKGTILERPHGVLQVRDSKGNGIFSESFNNQPSEKSIYAGTTADMVYTVQDKVLLPGEYSAIFEANYSDDKVSRTFNFTITEAEAQKSQDALNYAGILQKTDIWDWVKNNLALVIVIGILILVFIIGFFLLLFLLLKKKKKERDEKSLKSKLASHQFKGTH
- a CDS encoding nuclease-related domain-containing protein, which codes for MELQNLITTILIVLSLAIVCFLLFKTLRENKFRHEIKSTGKKPVNTLSHDSPNQIYKNIELFHEDIKVKIEEIRVQDQGVFIIVRKNRSGRIVGSEEDKVWCQYKQTGNNTTEPKTLRNPMAMTRIHTFVLAKNLESIGLPMWVQGIVVFTHPQVELEVSLKRNSNTAVLTTEELDSFIRDYQPRNTINIEQLDKVTNWLNMLTTKEDETLLNTGS
- a CDS encoding DUF1294 domain-containing protein — translated: MLIFGYFALINTAGLFIMWYDKSQAIIRARRVPEKRLFAIAALGGATGVWMGMYLFRHKTKHLLFKLGIPLLIIMNLILLLILSTKVIFN
- a CDS encoding HD-GYP domain-containing protein, coding for MVNVVNPSPKMNEQALKSYLMIIDALFYCIKLRDEQTANHSVLMAHYSYKLAQIHDPKQSMLYYAGSLIHDLGKIAMGDDILKGNGVLSTKDKACLSEHVQKGIKLIESFELPSVINNIVEYHHERFDGSGYLKGLKGKQIPLSGRIAAISDTFSTIIGGRPYQSPLSAVSAIKIMEEESFLFDAAILRSLIELVEQETEYNQSVSTVKIPWSQLSINPKN
- a CDS encoding GGDEF domain-containing protein → MSLSQSVIMLPLLYIMWNLTRRMPKRKNSSTNIQLTIIVVVTSVYHILSLFGAFDDQTLRAQILGDVLFICTLFSFYQLSNTVLRWERSVVYLGCGSIGLTGLLIPFPAIQPMLSIVLATAAWYYLAAAMHNKAKSSIILFILSKIVVILGLFIGNSPPLEIIIILLYISSYTVIISYIVDYLIQLIRDTYESSIQDPLTGLYNRKQFTTFVTRSVDKKVDAHLIFLDIDNFKLLNDTFGHKKGDVVLKKVSSILIEELEGVGVGGRYGGEEFVALIIESNLNISELTETIRSRVENEASFDTKEGIYSITVSIGFSTFVEGLSADELIKRADDAMYVAKKTGKNRVVEYGDHEALASRDVSEINPKVGVS